In one Podarcis muralis chromosome 7, rPodMur119.hap1.1, whole genome shotgun sequence genomic region, the following are encoded:
- the SLC7A9 gene encoding B(0,+)-type amino acid transporter 1 encodes MDEEGIRKRSSNQEPDETPITKSKSMNLQKEVGLLSGICVIVGTVIGSGIFVSPKSVLANVGAVGPCLVIWAACGVLATLGALCFAELGTMITKSGGEYPYLMEAFGPIPAYLFSWASLIVIKPSSFAIICLSFAEYTAAPFYPGCDPPTVVIKCLATAALVTITLVNALSVKWASYVQNFFAAAKMVIVIIIIVSGIVLLAQGNTKNFNNSFDGPPLSVGTISLAFYNGLWAYDGWNQLNYITEELKDPYRNLPLSIVIGIPLVTVCYVLINISYFTVMTSTELLQSPAVAVTFGDRVLYPASWIVPLFVAFSTIGAANGTCFTAGRLAYVAGREGHMLKVLSYISIKRLTPAPAIIFYGAVAIIYIIPGDINTLINYFSFAVWIFYGLTVLGLIVMRFTRKDLERPIRVPLIIPILVLFVSIVLVLAPIITAPELPYLYCVLFIISGLVFYVLFIHFKFSWAQKISKPITMHLQMLMEVVPPEDVPE; translated from the exons GTGGGCCTGCTCAGTGGAATCTGTGTCATTGTTGGGACAGTGATTGGTTCGGGAATATTTGTTTCTCCAAAGTCTGTTCTGGCTAACGTTGGAGCAGTTGGGCCCTGCTTAGTCATCTGGGCAGCCTGTGGAGTGCTTGCTACATTAG GGGCACTGTGTTTTGCCGAACTTGGCACAATGATAACAAAATCAGGAGGAGAATATCCGTACCTCATGGAAGCCTTTGGCCCAATCCCTGCGTATTTGTTTTCCTGGGCAAGTCTTATTGTCATCAAGCCCAGTTCCTTTGCCATTATTTGCCTCAGCTTTGCTGAGTACACAGCGGCTCCGTTTTATCCAGGTTGTGACCCCCCCACAGTTGTCATCAAGTGTCTGGCAACAGCAGCCCTCG TTACAATTACTCTGGTGAATGCTCTGAGTGTGAAGTGGGCGAGCTACGTACAGAACTTTTTCGCTGCGGCTAAAATGGTGATTGTCATAATTATCATTGTAAGTGGGATTGTTCTTCTAGCCCAAG GAAATACAAAGAACTTCAACAATTCGTTTGATGGTCCCCCGCTTTCTGTGGGCACCATTAGTCTTGCATTTTATAATGGACTCTGGGCCTATGATGGATG gAATCAACTCAATTATATCACAGAGGAACTTAAAGATCCTTATAG AAATCTGCCACTCTCTATTGTTATTGGAATCCCTCTGGTCACAGTTTGTTACGTCCTGATCAATATATCCTATTTCACGGTTATGACGTCAACAGAACTTCTGCAGTCTCCCGCTGTCGCTGTG ACATTTGGAGACAGGGTTCTTTATCCTGCTTCCTGGATAGTCCCTCTCTTTGTGGCTTTTTCTACCATCGGGGCAGCCAATGGGACTTGCTTTACTGCTGGCAG GCTTGCTTACGTAGCCGGTCGTGAAGGACACATGTTAAAGGTGCTCTCTTACATCAGCATTAAGCGCTTAACTCCGGCACCTGCTATCATCTTTTAT GGTGCAGTAGCTATTATTTATATAATTCCCGGAGACATCAACACCCTCATCAACTACTTTAGCTTTGCAGTTTGGATATTCTATGGTCTAACTGTGCTGGGACTCATTGTCATGCGCTTTACAAGAAAAGATCTTGAAAGGCCTATCCGT gtcccTCTTATCATCCCCATCCTTGTGCTGTTTGTTTCCATTGTGCTGGTCCTGGCACCCATCATCACTGCACCCGAGCTGCCATATCTGTATTGCGTTCTGTTTATTATCAGTGGACTTGTCTTTTATGTACTTTTCATCCACTTCAAATTCAGCTGGGCTCAAAAAATCTCAA AGCCCATCACTATGCACCTTCAGATGCTTATGGAAGTAGTTCCACCAGAAGACGTTCCTGAATAA